From a single Rutidosis leptorrhynchoides isolate AG116_Rl617_1_P2 chromosome 5, CSIRO_AGI_Rlap_v1, whole genome shotgun sequence genomic region:
- the LOC139848434 gene encoding uncharacterized protein produces the protein MVEVMGAWLIEQGQLNEKDDDGDGILNFSQTPILEYFTYFRQKRDAAGLLGFNIVQKVTSVIRQLTYATSADLFYEYLHMGEQTAYDCLNNYCKCVFHLYATEYLRKTTAQDVRRLTAKHAQIHDFSGMLGSLNCRHWRWRNCPQWWKGHYTRGDHGYPSIMFEAVASYDGWFWHAYFGPVGSNNDINVLNQSDLFTELLADEAPPCTFTVNGCTFTNGYYLADGIYPRWATLVKSFRNPIDPKQAKFVKYQALARKNIKRAFGVLQGRWTTVQHPARSHYIYKI, from the coding sequence GTATATTGAATTTTTCTCAAACTCCGATTCTCGAATATTTTACTTACTTTCGTCAAAAACGTGATGCTGCCGGATTACTTGGTTTTAATATTGTTCAAAAAGTAACATCTGTCATACGTCAACTAACTTATGCTACTTCGGCCGATCTTTTTTATGAGTATTTGCATATGGGTGAACAAACTGCATATGATTGTTTAAACAATTATTGCAAATGTGTTTTTCATTTATACGCTACCGAATATTTGAGAAAAACAACTGCACAAGATGTGCGACGTTTGACCGCTAAACATGCTCAAATACATGATTTTTCGGGGATGTTAGGAAGTCTCAATTGTAGGCATTGGAGATGGAGAAATTGTCCACAATGGTGGAAGGGTCATTATACACGAGGTGATCATGGTTACCCGTCAATTATGTTTGAAGCGGTAGCCTCGTACGATGGATGGTTTTGGCACGCATATTTTGGACCTGTGGGTTCAAATAATGATATCAACGTACTTAATCAATCTGATTTGTTTACCGAGTTATTAGCCGATGAAGCCCCACCATGTACGTTTACGGTTAACGGGTGTACGTTTACTAATGGTTATTATTTGGCGGATGGAATTTATCCGAGATGGGCAACATTAGTAAAGTCGTTCAGAAATCCGATTGACCCAAAACAAGCAAAATTCGTTAAGTACCAAGCATTGGCAAGAAAAAATATTAAACGAGCATTTGGAGTACTACAAGGTCGATGGACCACTGTTCAACATCCAGCAAGATCGCATTACATCTACAAAATTTAG